One stretch of Balneolaceae bacterium DNA includes these proteins:
- a CDS encoding glycosyltransferase family 2 protein gives MKVSIITPCLNSELTIGDCIRSINRQDYPDIEHVIVDGGSSDGTLATVRDLDGRKPILLTGQDEGIYDAMNKGIQAASREIIGILNSDDMYNRRDVVSQVVRLFQVPQTGVVFGDLHYVKRNDLDTTTRYYSSAHFKCYKFRFGFMPAHPAMFIRKRVYEKYGYYRVRLQNSGRF, from the coding sequence ATGAAGGTCTCGATCATTACGCCCTGTTTGAATAGCGAATTAACCATCGGGGATTGTATCCGATCGATCAACAGACAGGATTATCCCGATATAGAACATGTCATTGTGGACGGCGGTTCTTCAGACGGTACATTGGCAACTGTACGTGACCTCGATGGGAGGAAACCAATCCTGCTTACCGGGCAGGATGAAGGTATCTATGATGCTATGAATAAGGGTATACAAGCCGCAAGTCGGGAGATTATCGGAATATTGAACTCAGATGATATGTACAATCGCCGGGATGTGGTTTCGCAGGTTGTTCGCTTATTCCAAGTACCACAGACAGGCGTGGTTTTTGGTGACCTACATTATGTTAAAAGAAACGATCTCGATACCACAACTCGATACTATTCGTCAGCTCATTTTAAGTGTTATAAATTCAGGTTTGGATTTATGCCAGCTCATCCTGCTATGTTTATCAGAAAACGAGTCTATGAAAAGTACGGGTATTATAGAGTCAGATTACAGAATAGCGGCCGATTTTGA
- a CDS encoding sulfotransferase family 2 domain-containing protein, with product MLISREHQFIFIHLYKTAGTSIKQVLRPLIVNGWEWAAARALKKLKLPVPASMDPTPYPEHATAAELRSAMGPEAFDRKFSFAFVRNPWDWQVSLYKYMLKTPAHFQHEKIRRMDNFKEYVFWRCQEEVRLQKNMICSEEGDVLVDYVGRFERLEEDFAEVCRHIGLPSLSLPRTNVSNTRPYRTFYDRESRKWVEEAFAPDIEMFGYEF from the coding sequence ATGCTGATATCGAGGGAACACCAGTTTATTTTTATTCATCTCTACAAGACAGCGGGAACCAGCATCAAGCAGGTATTGCGGCCCCTTATCGTGAACGGGTGGGAATGGGCGGCCGCGCGGGCGCTGAAAAAGCTCAAACTGCCGGTGCCGGCCTCCATGGATCCAACGCCCTATCCCGAGCACGCTACGGCGGCGGAGTTGCGGTCAGCCATGGGACCAGAGGCGTTCGACCGCAAATTCTCCTTCGCCTTCGTGCGCAATCCCTGGGACTGGCAGGTATCGTTGTATAAATACATGCTGAAAACTCCCGCTCACTTCCAGCATGAAAAAATCCGCCGAATGGATAATTTCAAAGAATACGTATTCTGGCGCTGCCAGGAGGAAGTGCGGCTTCAGAAAAACATGATCTGCTCGGAGGAGGGGGACGTACTGGTCGATTACGTGGGCCGGTTCGAGCGGCTGGAAGAGGACTTCGCGGAGGTCTGCCGACACATCGGCCTGCCGTCGCTCAGCTTGCCTCGCACCAACGTGTCCAATACCAGGCCCTATCGTACTTTTTACGATCGGGAGAGCCGGAAGTGGGTGGAGGAGGCCTTTGCCCCCGATATCGAGATGTTCGGCTATGAATTTTGA
- a CDS encoding GNVR domain-containing protein has product MDRVRGQFEKAQAEWAEFQDSNLNPATTRAQVRGEELQAEYQRLSNLYNSLSQQLQQARIRVQESTPVFSIIQPVNQPLEKSKPKSSLILLFSILLGAMVGIAWVLLSDLKEEFSQNVLQSGSTP; this is encoded by the coding sequence GTGGATAGAGTACGAGGTCAGTTCGAAAAGGCTCAAGCCGAATGGGCGGAATTTCAAGACAGCAATCTGAACCCGGCCACGACCCGGGCACAGGTCAGAGGGGAGGAGCTGCAAGCTGAATACCAGCGTCTGTCGAATCTTTACAACTCCCTCAGCCAGCAGCTCCAACAGGCGCGTATACGTGTACAGGAGAGCACGCCTGTATTTTCCATTATTCAACCGGTAAACCAACCATTGGAAAAAAGCAAGCCAAAAAGTTCGCTTATCCTATTGTTCTCAATATTACTTGGTGCTATGGTTGGAATTGCTTGGGTACTATTGAGCGATTTGAAGGAAGAGTTCTCTCAGAACGTGTTGCAAAGTGGAAGCACCCCTTGA
- a CDS encoding DegT/DnrJ/EryC1/StrS family aminotransferase → MGDLGCFSFFPTKNLGGIGDGGLITTDDDELAEKARMLRAHGAHDKYRNQMLGYNSRLDTIQAAVLDVKLKHIDDFNAGRRRVAERYSERLSEIDEIVTPPVTGGHIFHQYTIRVRNGRRDALKGYLKEKGISSKIYFPLPQNELPVYEEKGYRPAPGPQNVRGGVEPADVAPTGRGGY, encoded by the coding sequence ATGGGGGACCTGGGGTGCTTCTCCTTTTTCCCCACCAAGAACCTGGGGGGTATCGGCGACGGCGGCCTGATCACGACCGATGACGACGAACTGGCGGAAAAAGCCCGGATGCTGAGGGCACACGGGGCGCACGACAAGTACCGCAACCAGATGCTCGGGTACAATTCGCGCCTCGACACCATACAGGCTGCGGTGCTGGACGTGAAATTGAAACATATCGACGACTTCAACGCCGGACGGCGGAGGGTAGCCGAGCGCTATTCAGAAAGGTTGTCAGAGATCGATGAAATCGTCACGCCTCCTGTCACCGGCGGGCACATATTTCACCAGTACACCATTCGCGTCCGAAACGGCCGGAGGGATGCCCTCAAGGGCTACCTCAAGGAGAAAGGCATCTCCTCGAAGATCTATTTCCCCCTTCCCCAGAACGAACTGCCGGTCTACGAGGAGAAGGGATATCGCCCTGCCCCAGGCCCGCAGAATGTCCGAGGAGGTGTTGAGCCTGCCGATGTGGCCCCAACTGGAAGAGGAGGCTATTGA